The window ATTCTGCCTTTTAAAAACAGCTGTAATTAATAAACAGTACTGCCATTACACAAAAAGGTCTGGGGGGGGAAAGGCTGCTTTTAGACATTTAGTAACCGGACTcctgtgtcttttgttttttgccattAAAGCAGTTTTGATGTGAGTTTCAATCCAAAGGTCACCCAATCAAAAAGTTCACGGGTTCAACTCCATCCAgcagcctttctgtgtggagtcttcTCTTCGggttctccggcttcctcccacaatccaaagacatgctctggggattaggttagTTGGTGACTCTAAACTACCTGTGAGTGTTAATGATTGGATGTGTGTGTCCGCCCTGCGATTGACTGGAGGCCAATCGCAGGGCGAACCTTCAACCACCTGATGTCTGCTGGGATGGACTCCAGCCCCTCTCCGACTCCGTATGAATGATAAGCCACTTTGAAGGTGGATGATTGGACCTCCAAAGTCTCACTGGGACTTCTCAGTGTTTAAATTCAGGATAAGATATGCTCCACATTTTCATAACTTTTACAATTGGGGGGGGATTTGTAAACAACGAGGGACGACCATATAGACAGattttctgacaaaaaaaaaacacgatatGAATTGTACAGATCAGTCCAaatcacatgcacacaggcaTACAAACACAAGTGGTATCATTGTGCAGAGACCCACACCCACTGACATGCTCCTGCCTGCACACGCAGAagcttacacaaacacacattttatttatttacatttataaaacCTCAAAATGTTTAACAAAAGCTATACAAGaacgaaatgaaaaaaaaaacaacagcaacaaacttTTCATCATTCAATATCCAAACACAAAAAGTAAACAATTGAAACCAACTTCCCAGCAGCCTCGTGTAACACGCTATAGATTTTAACATGAACCCTACATTTACTTCAAAGCCCCTTTCTGGGGGTTTTCAGGTCAGAGTCTGTTggtttttctgttattttgtcgTATCATCCACATCCATGACTGAAATGTATAAAACACAAgatacaaaggaaaaaaaacgtacTGTACATGCCAGCAACCTGCCAGCCAGCAAGAACTGAGCCGCCAGGAGGGTCTCATGTGGTCTGCAAATTGTTTATGTGGCAGCAAGCGGTAGCCTagcaacactttttaaaaacagtaacacaagggacaaaaaatgtatttgttgtggtttgtttaagaatgttgttttttttttttaatctgcccATGAGACTTGGGAGAACTAAATGACCTAAATACATCCCACAAAACATTTGAGTCGGCTTTATGCATATCTccctttaaaacctttttttatacATAGACATTTTAAGCTTGAGGTGCCGATCATGGATGCGTTTGGAGACCCGTGGACAACGTGCCAGCGtcatgcagccgtttaacttgCTGCCTTGCAGTATAAAACAAAGTTGTTACAGCTTTGGGCAGCTCTGAATGCTACATGGATGAAAACCCCTGTTTGTCCTGGCTTGAGCCAAACCCAAAAGCTGTAACAACAAGAACAAGCACTAAATCTCGGGTTTATTTGGTTTGAGTTCCACACTGTCAGATACTGGCGAGGACGCTTTTGGCTAAAGCACAGCAGAGAGTAAACTTAAGTTAGTAAAAGTATCCATTCAAGCACTTTCACATTCACTAGTTCATAGATGACAAATGCTGGAATGTAAAATTAACTGTTAAGTTGTTAAAGTAATGAAGACGGGCTCATGGTATTTGTCTAGAAAATATACAgaggcgactgtgggtgagtgcgGCGCGCGGTCATCGTCCAATCAGAGGACTGGTGGTAGGTCCCGCTAACCCACATGTCGATTGTCTTTGGTTAAGACGCttaacattgctcctgtagctgggaCTACTGTGTGTGCGAATGCTAGTGTGTGTGGTATCTCCTGCCATCAATGTGTGAATAGGTAAATGATGACATGAGGTGTTAAAGGGCTGCTATAGAACTGCTATTTTTTTGAAAGAGTGAGAAATATTGTTGattacattatttttgttttatttgattgtcCAGGCCTTCCCTGATGGAACTCTTTTCCACTGCATTCAGTATTTTATTCAGCGACTCAACAATCTGTGAAATTTGACTCTAAAACTAACTAAATACGTTATTTTTCCTTAACCAGAAGCTCCAAGGTAATCAAGAACTAACCAACAGAGACAACTCACTCCCTGAACACAGATCTGACCTTCGCATGTGGCACCACACATTGATGTTCTTCTGTATTAAATGTGTGTGGGTCTTGCGCAGCGTAGCAGTGGGTGCTGAAGGGGCAGACGGCGGTAGAACATCTGCTCAGATGCTCTGTGGGTGTGCTCGGCTTATAATGACATTTCGGGTACCATGGGGCGTGCGCATCAGTGAAAAGATTCGATCGTTGTCACGTGTTATGATCAGAGAGGATTTGAGACTCTGCAAAGTGACTTTACTGCAAAGACGTTTCACCCCTAAAATGATATGGTGTCTGTATGAGACTATTCCACCTCGTCTTTTAAACGACAACACAAACacgtttcttttgttctttgacAGCTGTTTTCGCAAGATTTCAAATTTCACTGCTAGACGGCTCTACGTAAACAGGGCTTgaggaaaaaaagccaaaggcGTGGAGAGCTGGGCTCCGGAGGGGGAGAGGCGGGATGGTAGCCAGGAGGCACCTCACAAATTCGCCCGGCTGTCATAGGGGTGTGCATGGCAGTCTCTGTGGGCCCCAGAGCGCCGTGCGTGTACCCTGGCCCTGACTAACGCGTACCCCCATGGGCCACAAATTCCACCCAGCTACACAGCCGTGAGCGCGGTCGCTGCGATCGGCACAAGTACACATCTGCACACTGTGCCCCTACGCCTCAATCAGACCCTCTCAAGAGGCACCGAGGTGCATCGCTGAACTTCAAACCCAGACCAGACCAGCACTCTTCCCTGTTTGGAGCCAGAGCTGCTCATCCCGAAAGATGTAATTTCTCGTGGAGAGGAAAGCTGTAGGGCATGCAGGGAGCATGCAACGTGGGCTGAAGGTGGAAGAGATAAACAGGCGACTTGGAGAAATGGAGTCATGGGCATGTGCTGGTATATAATGCAGAGGGGACTTACTTTAAACGGGCTGCAAACTAGCCATATAATGTTAAGCACAGAGGATATTGATATTTCCTCTCGGTGGTGTCTTTCCAGTCTTCAGATATTTCCTTTGGCAGCTTAAGTTTCCTCCCATTTTGCAAATACATGAAAGTCTGGTTGGACTGGACGGTCACATTTGTCCATTGGTGTGAATGTCAGTGGCTGTGTGTCAGTATTTTCTCAAGGAAAGACAACCTGTCCAGGTTGTTTCCATTCCAGTTAGGCTCCCAGTATCCCTGAACAGGAAGCTAAGGAAAAAGTATGAATAGGTTAAAAAATAAGGGCCACGGTACATCCCCACCGGTGTCTTATATTGGGCCTAGTTAGCGCTTTAGGATTCTCGCAAGAGTAAACGTGTCACTacaaccttgtgtgtgtgtgtgtgtgtgtgtgtgtgtgtgtgtgtgtgtgtgtgtgtgtgtgtgtgtgtgtgtgtgcccacttGGCAGTTAAGAGTCATTAAAAAAGGGCGTAAGTGAGGCATCCAGCGGTTTCGTTTCATTAATGAAGAACAGCACTGACAACCGCAAGAACCcagacatgcacacaaacactatACACATAACACAAAATAAGGCACAAATGCAAACATCCAAATACACTCATTGactgttcttcttctttggctTTTTTGGTCCCCGCTGCTCGCTGCcaacacttccccccccccccccccccccctcttctttccGTTCGTACTAAGTCTGATGACCCCATAAACACACCAAAATACATGCGCACACTGCCAAGCATTTCGTTTTACTAAATCAACATTACATGTGTGAAAAGCTCTGGGGGACTTGTGCTTGAAAAATAACAGGAAAATGAGGAGCTGAACAAACCAAAAGAGTTGGATGTCCGGGAATCGATTGTTACCAAAGCATGAGCGCCTGCGGCTTAGTTTCCTACCGCTGCGACACGACCTGGCGATGATGACGAGACCGTTAAATAAGGTCATTTTGAACGGGCCGCGAAAAGGTGAAAGAAGGATGAGGGAATTTTGTGACAAGCCGttcagtcaccccccccccccaccccccccccctctttttttactTCCCGGGCCAACAACCCTCACCGCGAGTATCTGTGAAGAGGATGTTGTGCGTTTGGAGCTGCTCTGCACTTTCTCAACCACAGCGCTATCACTTCAAAAGCTTAGCCCCTGAACTGTTTGTTTACAAACCAGAACAGCATTGATTGTATGGCAAACAGTGTGTAGGCTGTAGTACAGTGTACACACAGCTCggcagaggggggtgggggggggggggggggggggggggggttggctggaGGGGACACTTTGAACGTATCTTCTGCTCAAGCCTGTCATCTAGTGGCCCCCCAAGTTAATGATGCTCAAACGCTATGCCACAATGTCGATTCCCTGATTTTAAAATACTAAGAATTCCTATAATTTCAACGCATACTACCCTGCCCtcatacaccccccccacccacccctcccccgcccatcttcctcctctctgctgtgagCATTGAGTTTCTCACAGCTGTGTTCGGTGATTTGTTGCACTATAAAGGCTGTTGCTCTGTTGTGCTTTTCCTCCCAGATATTGAGATAACAGCTCTCACCTTACCTCGACCAACAACCGGGGGCGTCCCGGGGTGGATGAGGGCACGGGGGGTGAcctgagggcggggggggggagcaagcgAGAAGGAGTGAGGACTTGCAGGTGTTTAAACTCCCCTGGCCACGCACAGGTGCACTGCACCTGTGCCACATGTGTTCAGTcgcacacatgtgtgtgtgtgaaccttgGACACTCCTGAATACCAGCTGTGCACTgtgaagtctctctctctctggtgtacacacacacacacacacacacacacacacacacacacagtagagacGGGAATCGCTGGGAAACCAGCGCCGATATCTATTTCCAGACGGATGAAACCTTGATTTTCTAGTTATTTGACTGGTGCTCTATTTCAAAGAGCTGTTCTTGaagtatattttttaaatatactatacaatatatattagCTTCAtattggatgtgtgtgtttgcatcttaTGGAAATCATTTTATACAAGCCAGTTCAGCAGTCTGAAGGCCCCTTTGCGACACTGGGGGAGTTTAATCAGAAGCCATTGTTCCAAAACCGCGGCCCTCTCATCCTTAAGGGGGTTCCCCTTTGAGGAAAAGAGAGGTCTGTAGatgacagaggagaggggaggagatggcAGAGGtcaggaggtgaagaggaggctGGGTGAACTGCTGGAGGTGAGGCAGCGAGTGATTCAAGAGGAAGATCGAGCCACGCGGGGCAGGAGGGAACGGAAAATTGTAAGAAAAGATGGAATAAATCAAAGGTTTACTGTACTCATTTCAGTGCCACTGAATTACACAAGGAATCTGCTCTGCTGCAGTTAGCCTGCAACATAAAACAAAACCAGATCTTacaagtatacacacacacacacacaaacagtattTCCACAAAGTCTGGACAGCATTACGCGTTGTAGAGAGGAAGCcactaaaccccccccacccccccctaacTAATTACAGCCTGCATCATTGGAGACCAAGGGCTCTTGAGAACACGGCCTATCACTGGATTGTggcagagcaaacacacacacacacacacacacactcgtgaaACACAGCAATAGGGGGACTGCGTTTTAaactgccatcttcaacacgGAGGGGTCTTCTGTTGTGGCGAACGCGGTACTCGTTCACATGTGACGAGCAAAGAAATGCCCCGGGCCGACGGGGCAGAAGTGGCGAGTAAAGAAAGGGCCTCCAACTGTCTGGTGGAATCATTTGATTTTGCTTGATGGTAATGTACAACATAAGGGCACTGTGGGAACTGTAAACACCGAGCACCGCAAACGATGGCGGGCCGGGTATCATGTGATGGTGCCAGGAACCCTCTCCCTGTGAAGCAGAGCGGACGGTGGAGTGTGGTGGGAAGGCAGCGGCCCAACTGATAAACAGAGTCAGAGGGTAACATACATAAAGGGCCGTTGCGTCGCTCTCAGGAGATGACTAATGAGCCGGGGTGCATGTAAACTGTGggtggaaaacaacaaaacgcTGCTGAATAACTGCAGTGGCGTGTGGCGAGGTGGGGACGTCCTGTCATTTAGCCTTTCGGCTGGCAGCGGGAGGCCTCTTTCACCTAAACATGCTGCCTTCGTCTAAAATAGAGTGGGGCCCGTGGCTGTAGGTGCATCTACACATTCCGTTTGCATACGGCAGAAAACCAACAGGAAGGTCCTTCGAGCGTCCTTTCTCATGGCTGCAAAATGAAGTTTGATTGTATAGAGGTTCATGAGAGAAGGCCCCTCTTGATGTATCACTTATGCCctggctaccttgtgattgactgGTCAGTGTTGTCCACTTTGGTTGGTCTCAGTCGTTTTATCTTGGAACTTTAAGCTCATGAAACTCCTTTATTCTGGGTTTTGTTGTACTTGGATGCACCCCCTCAAGCATAGACTGTGTAAAACGGGGCCGTAGCCTCTGTAACGTGATCCAGAGCTTCGTAGGACGCCTCTGTGAAGCTTGAAGTGAAAGGCAGTAAAACCGCCTCCCCCAATATGTGTGTGCATCAACTACCGCTAAGGACACTTGTTTTATCaatttatttgcaaagcaaCAAGTACAGTCTTATAATTAGAATTACTATCATGTGAAAGATTTAGAAAAATCGAAACTATAACAAATAAGTGATCAGTTTGTTCCCCTCTTTCAGGCCACCATGCTCTGATTGTGTGCACTTGCTTTTTCTACCCTATGAAGACAAAGACTTGGAGCCAAgccatgtgttcattgtccatTGACAACAGCTTTGTTGTCCTCTTTGATGCACCTCTTGTTGAGTCCACTGAAGTACTTTTCTCTGAAGGCGTTGTGTCCCTGGTAGGGACTGAAACGGGCGTCTGCAAGGCCGTCAAATTCCTGCAAAGAGACCGATATGGAGGTTACTGCATTGAACTGACATTTAACTTCAGCCATTCAAATTTAGGGCTTATTTGCGAAAAACCGAGCTACCGCCCCAAAAACGCACcattaccccctccccccccccccccccgtcggccgtaCTGttggccgacgggggggggaaatgataaTAACcggaaatgagtttgacaccacgGCCCAAAAAGAATTGTGTGCTGAGAGAATATTTCAGAACACTAAATTCATCCGGAGGTCATTTGGATGTAATAGTTGAAGCAGCTTTTCCTCGTTTTCCAGTCAAATGAGCAACTCCCCGCCAAATATCAGTATAATATTAGCATCACAGGGTCTTGCACACTTTTTCCGTGTTTGCATTAAGGAACCGGATTGACCCCGTATATGTTAACAATGTATATGAAATGTTATGATTCTCTTCAGTTGAACACTTTGTCTTGGCTGTAAGGTAGCTGCTGGTCAACGGGGggatgaagggaggaggagagatgctGGGTGGAGGAATAATGAGGTGAGTTGAGTTGGAAGCGGTGACTCCCGACGCTGGGCCTGTAATTTGTCAGCAACACCTCTCGTTTGCTCGCCGATGCTGCCAAGAAACCTGAAAAGCGTTTCCATGACTACTATGGAGGAAAGCAACGGGCAACAAGACTGACAAATTAATATGGACGGAGGGACTTATCTGCGCACCGAAAATGGTAGGAATAAAGTCTGTCAAACTCATTTGCATAACAAGTAATTTATGGCGACCAAACACATTTTGTCCCACccaataaataagaaaatgtgaGGCTCCAGAGACATTTTTCGGCACTAGTTTAACAGGAAACGTTTTACCGCAATTAGGCCAACCCCCGTTTCTTGCAAAACACAGACGCAGTGTGGACATGTGCGCATGTATCACACCGATACAAACGTATTTAgatgttcaaaaacacaccaaGCTGTGAACCCTGATGAACGAGTGCCAATAGGTGCAGATTGAGGTCTATTTGGAAAGGAAAATAACTGCGACCTGAGACAGATAGCAGTCAGATAGGAtcaaacagctgtgtgtgtgtgtgtgtgtgcgtgtgtgttatgCAGGGCCCTTCATGGGAGCAATTTGTGGGTTTTGAAGTGGAATGGATTTCAGATCCAAAGATGGATTATTACCCATACCGTGGGTGATTAAGCCATTTAGAGAAATGAGCCAATCACAGCCAGATGGTGAGGATTTAACCCAAGCAGACGGACAAACACTTGCATTAAGAtgccatgtaaaaaaaaactgcacataTGCTGCATACACTTGACCAGACACGTACTGCGATTACACatgcagtaccagtcaaaagtttggacacactttctcattcaattgacAATATGGTCAACTTTGCAGGCATGGTAGTAGAATCGGAATAAAAATTAGTAtgttatttcatatatttatatttaaacagtCTATTCTTTCTCAATCGTTTTATCAACAATAGTTAGGAAAATAGTTATGTAATTCCCCAGAGCCCCAGATGACTCATTAAATGTCTTGTTTAATCCAACCAACCCAATGTGGCGTGCTATTGAGGTAACTAAGACATcccaaagaaaaataacaaattctCGTATGGGAGAAACACACCTCCGGCTTCTTGATCTTCTCCATGGTGATCAGGCGTCGGGACGTGTGGCTGGAGAGTGTCTGCTCACAGTTACTGAGGATCCGGAGACACGGGTGAAGTGGTACCGTTTCCTCAGAGTACCTGCAAAGGAAACACATTCACGCGCTGAGGTTACAAGCCAGTCACCGAACGGAAAGGTAAAGCTAACGTAGCTCATTCTAGATAAAAGTGGAAAAAGTGACTGTGACCTTCTGTCATCACCGGCCGGGCCAGGTTAGGGCCTATTAACAGTGGATGATGTACGTGTTTGCATATTTGTGTCAGTAGCACTTTCTCCCAACCACCGTCAAAGTGGCAACAAGTTCCGACTCACAGCCAGATTTTCTCGTCACTGTTTGTCTGACCCGTTGCCATGACCACAAGTAGGCCTCTGGCGACTGGATGTTTTGTCGTCAGGGTGACTAACGGCGATAATTCTCCCCTGCCGATCAGGATTGAAGAGCCCGCTTTGTTAAGCTGGTTTCCATGTCCAAGGaaagaccgggggggggggggggggggggtggcatctTTGACCAGCTTGTTTCTCTCTCAGAGTGGGTGACTCAGAGTGGGTCATTCTGGGGGATCCTGAGGCGTTCCCGAGACAGCTGGGAGATTCAATCCCTCCAGCGTGTCAAAAAACCTCCAGCGGGTGGCGTCCTAGTTAGATGCCCAAAACCAAGCGGACTCCCTTCGACTCAAAAGGAGTAATTCCTCAACTCCATTTTCCCTCCTGATGGCTGACCTCCTTACTGTAATCTGTAATCTGTAATGCTGAGCCCGGCCACCCAAAATCAATATCATTATTTCTCGCACAAAGTTCCACCAAATGTATGACAACAATGTGACGTcattctaaatgtaaaaaataatggtCCTTAAATAAAGTCTAATATCTACAAATCTCCTTTCTTCTAACAATACAGCCCAAGGGGTGTGACATGGTCTAGATGCCAACTTTCTCCAGGACTTTGTGTCACCTGTcataatcacacacaaacacacacggtctCCCTATTCTCACgaagcaggcagacacacacaatccccACTATTTCTACCACAGCCTTGGACGCGGATACACACACGTATGTGGGGCTGAAACATGATATTACCCCTGTAGAGCCCCAGATTAGGCCCAGGAGACAGGCTATGTCTGGCCTTACATGTGATTgtacacacaagcgcacacacacacacacaggtcagacTGCAGAGGCAGACAGTTCAAATATCTGACTTGCCCGACCTCAGACGTATATTTTTGCACGACGCTCCGGCAGGCACAAAGTCAAGCGCAGGTATAGGAGTAGCAAAGACAAATGTGTGAACATGACGACACACAGGTATGCATAGGCTGATACACAAGACCACACACGTTCATGCATATTgacggatacacacacacacacacacatacagagggACGTGAGCAAAggtttgcttttgtgtttgttccTTGGCTCATGCGCATTTACAGACCGAGATCCTCCCCAGTCCTGTAATCAGTGAGCAGAAAGCCATCCTGCAGTTGTTGTGGTAAACAACTGTAGAGTCAAACACCTGCACTCAAATCAGCGCTTCACTTTCTGACGGTGCACAAAACATTAGACAATGCACAACTTTGTTTCAGAAGAGTCGTCATTTATATCCTGCTGTGGTTTACTGTGACCCAGCTGCCTTATTGGGAAAACCTCAACACACCTGTTTATTATTCTGTATAAACACTGTCATTCACTTGTGTGTTTACACCCACAGGATGAGATTTTATAGGAGCGGGCATGGAACAGTGTTTTGGGGAAATGCTACACAACCGTGGGTTGTGTAGCATTTAGCAGCTCATAAACCAATTTTCCATTTTTCAACTGATTTAAAAACAGTCATGTCCAACTGTTTGTTCTACATTAACAATTCCTCACAACTTATCTACTAATTTAGTtagttttataaaatgttaatattatagTGTTAACATTTTACTTTGCTTCAAGCTGTTTGGCAACGAGATTTAAATGTAGGTTTTGCTTCGTTCAGTTCTGTTTCATGGTTTGAGCCTGCCCCCTATTGATAGAAATTattaattgaagaaaaaaaaagcaccagcaAAAGGGGTCCCAAACTTTAAGTCCATGAGGACAAAGTTCACTTTAAATCAATTAAGGATGAATGAATCTGCACAAAGCccgtttttaaaaatataaaaatgaaatgaaagtttGACACAGTTTGAGTGCTCAAATAACAGAAATCAGTTTTAAAGAACTGGATATAACCGCGAGAGGCTGAAGTTTCTTGAAATGGTATCCACAGCCGCAAACTCAACATTCCAAAAAGACCTGGATCTCATCAGCGAATGACAACGCGTACGTGTACTCACTCTGGTCTGTAGACGGGCAGCCAATAGACGAGCCTCCCACCCACAACCAGGTGGTGGGCGGAGAAGTTTAACAGGTCTGTGAAGATGTCGCTGAGGTGGTACGCCTGTGAGACGGGGACGTGGGACTCTAGGTAGCTGAAAGAATCAAATGGACACAAACTAGTTTAGACCGGAGCAACAGAGACAACGTGTAACATAACagcaaaaacattcaaatacttTTTCCACCTAATTAGCCATGTACATGTTACAGTATGTAAGGTATATTTCTCTCAACATGGTATCCGTCCTGCTTACATGCCGTCGGCGTGTTTGGTAACATCTTTGTGGGAGCCTGTTCTCCTCGTGGACTCTCTGATACCGTACGGCGCTGACGTCAGaaggtccacacacacaacaaccacaaacatgaAACAAGAGGATAAAGATTATTAGACTGCAGCTGGAACACATGTGTGCTGCTTCTGTGGaaaaagtctttttatttaaagttttcATCCTCAGAAAGTGTTAAGAGGAATCTGTTGGGAATAAACTTACGATCGGTAATGATGGCGTCGAACAGAGCTGCCTCCCTCCACACAGGCTTGGATGCATCAGACACCATCACATCTATGTACATCTCCTCTGTTCCATACTGCCGCAGGTTGGCTCTGATGTTCTCATCCGGTCCTCGCCACTTCTGGTTTTTACGGCTTGAGCGACCTGAGAGACAACAGCGCTTTAGGACATTTAGTGTTTAGTGTCTAAAATGTGTCTGGATGAACACAGAAGTTAAGTGGAAACTTAAGTGGACAAAACTTACCTCTGCCATGAATAGTGTTGTAATCAATATCCGTTCCACAGACGTAGGCTCTAAAATGAGAACATGCTACCAACAGGCTCCCTGAAACAGATCAAGAGTCGATATTAACGAACGACTCACGCTGCTATCGCTGTGTACGTGAGTGAGAGTCAGTGACAGGGTTGTCTCACCTGTGCCAACAAACGggtcaaagacaaggtcattcTCATTGACCTTAGCGTGGTTGGCCATAATAAATGAGAGCCCAGCATCCATACTAGTGTTCCCTATGAAGTGTCTGTTCTTCACACTGTGAGAGCGGATCAGTTCGCGTTGTCCATCTGCTATCTGGTGCAGGAGAGAGTATAGATGAAAAGTGTTGAGTTTCAGATGcccctcttattttttttaaatgtgaactaAAGGTCAACTGTGTCGCACCCATCGGCCGAAATAGATGTAGTTTGGATGCTCAGGGATGTCGTTGGGGTCTGTGCCGTAATCTTCCAACAAACAGAAGATGTGCTGAGGGCTCTTCAGGCTCACACTTCCATTAAACGGAAGATAATCCATAGCCTGGTGGGGGGATTGGGATCGGTCAAAGATGCGTTTACATGCGTTCATTCATTCACCGATCTGCTTACTACTCACATCAATCCTTTTGATTCTGTCTGGGAACTCCAGGGTCTTGTTGAAAGTGTAAACGTTGATTCTGTAAGTTGAGTCTTCACGCATGAATGGTGACTGTAGGGGAACGAGGAGGAGCAGACAGAAATTAGACAAACAAGCTTGGAAAACTCTTTCTAGAATAGCACTGATTGGCCAGTCCCACAAAAAAGGACGATAAACACTAGCACCACAAACCATGTTCTCGGATGGGTAGTTCAAAAGGGATGTTCTGagttcactgtgtgtttgtccgtgGCCCCAAAGTTCAAAAGCAGACCTGCAAAGTTAGTGCAGCATGAACTATAGCGTCATCTCCGAATCCGAAACATTTATTTGCCaggtatgttggacatacaaggaAATTGTCATGGAGGGTGGTGCATACAtagaaaaaaggagaatgaTGTACAATTGAATTGACAGTAGAATATAAAAGGAttacaaataatacaaaaaagatAGGAAAGTGCACAGGCAAACACATT is drawn from Pungitius pungitius chromosome 11, fPunPun2.1, whole genome shotgun sequence and contains these coding sequences:
- the trmt11 gene encoding tRNA (guanine(10)-N2)-methyltransferase homolog; amino-acid sequence: MATSVSRSCLTYLLHLAQDNLDFRLPEIKALLALRGKAFHPSGNFQEKTPFWCLDGLAEEDVRGVMARSVCAKSAFELWGHGQTHSELRTSLLNYPSENMSPFMREDSTYRINVYTFNKTLEFPDRIKRIDAMDYLPFNGSVSLKSPQHIFCLLEDYGTDPNDIPEHPNYIYFGRWIADGQRELIRSHSVKNRHFIGNTSMDAGLSFIMANHAKVNENDLVFDPFVGTGSLLVACSHFRAYVCGTDIDYNTIHGRGRSSRKNQKWRGPDENIRANLRQYGTEEMYIDVMVSDASKPVWREAALFDAIITDPPYGIRESTRRTGSHKDVTKHADGIYLESHVPVSQAYHLSDIFTDLLNFSAHHLVVGGRLVYWLPVYRPEYSEETVPLHPCLRILSNCEQTLSSHTSRRLITMEKIKKPEEFDGLADARFSPYQGHNAFREKYFSGLNKRCIKEDNKAVVNGQ